A genomic segment from Leptolyngbyaceae cyanobacterium encodes:
- a CDS encoding DUF6464 family protein: MESDSLPTEVILTHPRQSLGKVNLDWTPQPGNYLDLEGKTYAVLERRHRYQLRSGRYRLQNVALYVQSAPRPTEKSLVEGRWVLGDASCRFNARSEILRCAVNPEGPCDRCRYYEQSS; the protein is encoded by the coding sequence ATGGAGTCAGATTCACTACCGACTGAGGTGATTCTGACGCATCCGCGTCAGTCCCTTGGTAAAGTAAACCTTGACTGGACACCACAACCCGGTAACTATTTGGATCTCGAAGGCAAAACTTATGCTGTTCTGGAACGTCGCCACCGCTATCAGCTAAGGTCTGGTCGTTATCGATTACAGAACGTCGCCCTATACGTGCAATCTGCACCCCGTCCGACAGAAAAAAGTTTGGTAGAAGGACGATGGGTGCTGGGAGATGCTAGTTGTCGCTTCAATGCACGTTCTGAAATCCTTCGCTGTGCTGTTAATCCAGAGGGGCCATGCGATCGATGTCGCTATTACGAACAATCATCCTAA
- a CDS encoding ATP-binding protein, which produces MINDVFKPQGLIGRQSELEQIREILAADRDLMLTGVTGSGRRSLIRYGAQQIGARVLEIDCLRATTSSRFLELMASGILHIFGTSEERTSIQQWIAAYPLQLEQPTTHQPRLVWQVPRSDEWLILQALLKLPQMMAEQLSCRVVFVFQNFPHIRSWDRTGEWESYLRQEIQRQNRVSYVVLATTPEDWVEDSSVELVSLLPVQDREIETWVVEAMAAAGLKFEVDALKLFLDYSQGHIGDAIALARRIWSDHRSFYQHEEISFSPQFYPQSIQLHHVHCSTLRLVEDLSVTFESLLLLLPPIQARVLESLAIDPTDSPHSRPYLQKHQFSRGGGFQGALTGLEQKGLIYGAKAGYRVALPLLSFWLKHRIL; this is translated from the coding sequence GTGATAAACGATGTTTTTAAGCCGCAGGGGTTGATTGGCAGGCAGAGTGAGCTAGAACAAATCCGTGAAATTTTGGCAGCTGACCGAGATTTGATGCTGACAGGCGTGACGGGAAGCGGACGGCGATCGTTGATTCGCTATGGGGCGCAGCAAATTGGAGCCAGAGTTTTGGAGATCGACTGTCTGCGAGCCACCACTTCTTCTCGCTTTTTAGAGTTGATGGCTTCCGGGATTCTGCACATCTTTGGCACATCGGAAGAACGAACTTCGATCCAGCAGTGGATTGCTGCCTATCCGTTGCAATTAGAGCAACCAACCACACATCAACCCCGCTTGGTTTGGCAGGTTCCCCGCAGTGATGAATGGCTGATTCTGCAAGCCTTGTTGAAATTACCCCAGATGATGGCAGAACAGTTAAGCTGTCGGGTAGTGTTTGTCTTTCAGAATTTTCCCCATATTCGCTCTTGGGATCGGACAGGTGAGTGGGAATCGTATTTGCGACAAGAAATTCAACGGCAAAACCGAGTCAGCTACGTTGTTTTAGCGACGACGCCAGAAGATTGGGTGGAGGATAGCTCGGTTGAACTTGTCTCCTTGCTTCCCGTGCAGGATCGGGAAATAGAAACTTGGGTTGTGGAAGCAATGGCAGCAGCAGGCTTAAAGTTTGAAGTGGATGCCTTGAAATTGTTTTTGGACTATTCACAAGGACATATTGGAGATGCGATCGCTCTGGCGCGGCGAATTTGGAGCGACCATCGTTCTTTTTATCAACATGAAGAAATCAGTTTTTCGCCTCAATTTTACCCACAATCGATCCAACTTCATCACGTACATTGCAGCACGTTACGATTGGTCGAGGATTTGTCTGTTACCTTTGAATCTCTCCTGTTACTCCTGCCTCCCATTCAGGCACGAGTACTGGAGAGTTTAGCGATCGATCCCACTGATAGTCCTCATTCACGCCCCTATCTTCAGAAACACCAGTTTTCCAGAGGTGGTGGTTTTCAGGGCGCTCTGACAGGATTGGAACAAAAAGGATTAATTTATGGAGCTAAAGCAGGGTATCGAGTGGCATTACCACTTCTATCCTTTTGGCTCAAACATCGTATTTTGTAG